One Alligator mississippiensis isolate rAllMis1 chromosome 1, rAllMis1, whole genome shotgun sequence genomic window carries:
- the LOC132243285 gene encoding olfactory receptor 51Q1-like: protein MSSLSGNNSTLFTFILTGIPGLEAEHSWLSIPFSSIYLVALVGNCTILFVIKTHPSLHEPMYYFLSMLALTDLGLSLSTMPTVLKLFWLNSREIGFESCFAQFCFVHLFSFIESSVLLAMAFDRYVAICKPLRYGSILTNARIAMIGLAILGRSTFLPLPLALMLRRLPFCKSRVLSHPYCLHQDLMRLACADTTFNRLYGLVLVSLIMILDPLLIVVSYALIFKTILGIASWKERLKALNNCLSHIFAVLALYIPMIGLSVVYRFGHHASPLVHVLMANIYLLVPPVLNPIIYSIKTKQIRKGISRVFMQRKM, encoded by the coding sequence ATGTCATCTCTCAGCGGCAACAACTCCACCCTGTTCACGTTCATCCTGACGGGCATCCCCGGGCTAGAAGCAGAACACTCCTGGCTCTCCATCCCCTTCTCTTCCATTTACCTTGTTGCACTGGTAGGGAACTGCACGATCCTGTTTGTCATCAAGACGCACCCCAGCCTGCATGAGCCCATGTACTATTTCCTCTCTATGCTGGCCCTCACCGATCTGGGCTTGTCGCTCTCTACGATGCCAACGGTGCTCAAACTATTCTGGTTGAACTCCAGAGAAATTGGCTTTGAATCCTGCTTtgctcagttttgttttgttcactTATTCTCTTTCATAGAGTCCTCCGTGCTCCTGGCCATGGCCTTTGACCGCTACGTGGCCATCTGCAAGCCTCTGAGATATGGCTCCATCCTCACCAATGCCAGAATCGCCATGATAGGCCTGGCTATTCTGGGCAGGAGCACAtttctgccactgccactagCGCTCATGCTGAGAAGGTTACCGTTTTGTAAGTCCCGTGTGCTGTCCCATCCGTACTGTCTGCACCAGGATCTGATGCGGCTGGCGTGTGCAGACACCACATTCAACAGACTGTATGGGTTAGTTCTAGTTTCCCTTATAATGATATTAGACCCTTTGCTCATTGTTGTGTCCTATGCTTTGATTTTTAAGACAATCCTGGGCATTGCATCCTGGAAGGAACGTCTGAAGGCCCTCAACAACTGTCTGTCCCACATCTTTGCTGTGCTAGCACTCTACATCCCCATGATTGGCTTATCTGTGGTTTACCGGTTTGGCCACCACGCTTCTCCACTGGTTCATGTCCTCATGGCAAACATCTACCTTCTTGTCCCCCCTGTGCTAAACCCCATCATATACAGTATTAAAACGAAGCAGATCCGCAAGGGGATTTCCAGAGTCTTCATGCAAAGGAAGATGTGA